One region of Zootoca vivipara chromosome 7, rZooViv1.1, whole genome shotgun sequence genomic DNA includes:
- the SHCBP1L gene encoding testicular spindle-associated protein SHCBP1L translates to MASSATEQPGEGAGASSDGCSASGATKSPPRSARDRRLAVPVGAGADGAEEEAGPLPAQFPSHLGALNGRGKAALYCDDLLKGCKAEDANEAISKYLLEKLKMKEKWLGVWKTNPELFFVNSEEIPIPYVGVLVEVTCNLPQNPSANFKVSVSVAEPFSSNIANIPRQLVDEVLEEMDHCVPLLEVYPVEGQDSTVYDIAKALEIVRFFYDFLWRDWDDDEKSETYAALIEERIKIWCDIQNGTIPAPIAHRFRRNLEKYKSLHLELIHYQSNIKEEPTAEEAVECWKKYYELIMLCGLLKIWEDLRLRAHGPLTPRILKRRKGHRDDGKTVTYIVAKTATAEMVKELAPDTLLQQHDNLNLALDNCYSGDNVLIFPGEYKAANLSMLTEDIVIKGVGRREEIVIVSDPVYDSFIVSRAQNLKIMNITVQQQGTLDGIIVVESGHTFLENCVLKCEGTGVCVLVGASLTIINSEITGAQGAGVELYPGSTATLEGNKIHHCNNFRTCDSSHGSFGGINIKVLPAPKLRMKNNHIYSNNGYGVTIIKPSEQLCATAEGTVECAAAGDGEDSVSKLMQELSLEMSTNILEDNTKGISIVN, encoded by the exons ATGGCGTCAAGCGCTACTGAGCAGCCGGGGGAGGGAGCGGGAGCGTCCTCGGACGGCTGCTCGGCCTCGGGGGCAACGAAAAGCCCGCCTCGAAGCGCGAGGGACCGCCGCCTCGCTGTCCCTGTTGGCGCGGGAGCGGACGGTGCGGAGGAGGAGGCCGGGCCGCTGCCGGCGCAGTTTCCGTCTCACCTGGGAGCTCTGAATGGCAGGGGGAAGGCGGCGCTGTACTGCGACGACCTCCTGAAGGGCTGCAAG GCAGAAGATGCCAATGAAGCCATTAGCAAATACCTTTTGGAAAAGTTGAAGATGAAGGAAAAATGGCTTGGAGTCTGGAAGACCAATCCAGAACTTTTTTTTGTTAATTCTGAAGAAATTCCCATACCATATGTTGGTGTGCTTGTTGAG GTTACTTGCAATCTGCCCCAGAATCCCTCTGCTAACTTCAAAGTTTCTGTATCTGTAGCTGAACCCTTTTCCTCTAATATTGCAAATATTCCAAGACAGTTAGTTGATGAAGTTCTGGAGGAAATGGATCATTGTGTTCCTCTTTTGGAAGTCTATCCTGTTGAGGGGCAGGACAGCACAGTGTATGATATAGCCAAGGCTTTGGAAATTGTGAG GTTCTTCTATGACTTCCTTTGGCGAGATTGGGATGATGATGAAAAGAGCGAGACCTATGCTGCACTGATAGAAGAGAGAATTAAGAT CTGGTGTGATATTCAGAATGGGACTATCCCTGCTCCGATTGCTCACCGTTTTAGAAGAAATCTTGAAAAGTACAAAAGTCTGCATTTGGAGTTGATTCATTACCAAAGTAATATTAAAGAAGAACCCACAGCAGAAGAAGCAGTTGAATGTTGGAAAAAGTATTATGAATTGATAATGCTATGTGGATTGTTGAAAATATGGGAAGATTTACGCCTGAG GGCTCATGGACCTCTGACCCCAAGAATTTTGAAACGTAGGAAAGGACACAGAGATGATGGAAAAACTGTAACTTACATTGttgcaaaaacagcaacagcagaaatG GTTAAAGAATTAGCCCCAGACACACTTCTTCAGCAGCATGATAACTTAAATCTGGCTTTGGACAACTGTTACAGTGGAGATAATGTGCTTATTTTCCCAGGAGAATATAAAGCAGCAAACCTTTCCATGTTAACTGAAGATATTGTTATTAAAG GAGTTGGAAGACGAGAGGAAATTGTGATTGTTTCAGATCCTGTCTATGACAGTTTTATAGTGTCCAGGGCTCAAAATCTGAAGATAATGAATATTACTGTGCAGCAGCAAGGGACTCTCGATGGTATTATAGTAGTTGAATCTGGACACACATTTTTGGAGAACTGTGTTTTGAAGTGTGAAGGAACTGGTGTCTGTGTACTTGTTGGGGCTTCTCTGACAATTATAAACAGTGAGATTACTGGAGCTCAG GGGGCTGGAGTCGAGTTATACCCAGGAAGCACAGCTACTTTGGAGGGTAACAAAATTCACCACTGCAATAACTTCAGAACCTGTGACTCCTCACATGGTAGTTTTGGTGGAATTAACATTAAG GTTCTTCCTGCTCCTAAACTAAGGATGAAAAACAATCATATTTACAGTAACAATGGATATGGAGTGACCATTATTAAGCCTTCTGAGCAGCTGTGTGCTACAGCTGAAGGAACAGTGGAATGTGCTGCTGCAGGAGATGGCGAAGATTCTGTTTCCAAACTAATGCAGGAACTGAGCCTTGAGATGAGCACAAATATACTAGAAGACAACACCAAAGGCATCAGCATAGTTAACTGA